One genomic window of Etheostoma spectabile isolate EspeVRDwgs_2016 chromosome 7, UIUC_Espe_1.0, whole genome shotgun sequence includes the following:
- the avpr2aa gene encoding vasopressin V2 receptor, giving the protein MESISMETDWDGLALSSLVATGRNNFSSSSLFLSELNSLNSSHSDGSFFGIFPENGSTTTPYTLPQPKMRDLGLARAEIAVLGVVLALTTLGNSFVLWVLLRRRKHNAPMHVFMVNLCVADLVVALFQVLPQLIWDITERFQGPDFLCRSIKYLQIVGMFASSYMIVAMTVDRHQAICCPLQAYRGGAMSCWNTPVMVAWGLALVLSIPQVFIFSRSEVASGEFECWGHFAEPWGLKAYVTWMTVAVFVLPTLIITICQIRIFREIHNNIYLKSERMVMTELKKNEIFFRFDNFKKEDERARERERGRWASGEGGRDDRGGQLIKGVNNNPHNNTHNSQAGQCYGYVPSSIQYNSCCGEHVTTTTSPTQQQTLNGSDCQDSYTSYELASGSPRCSLDYARPPPPATQPPAIPPPSITKAMSKTVRMTLVIVLVYTICWSPFFIVQLWAAWDPNPPHQARVAFTILMLLASLNSCTNPWIYTAFSSSVSRELQNLLQCRSRTGRRGSLPDDSTTTHTSTTKDSLY; this is encoded by the exons ATGGAAAGCATCAGTATGGAAACGGACTGGGATGGGTTAGCCCTCTCCTCTCTGGTCGCCACAGGAAGGAACAACTTCTCTTCCTCATCTTTGTTTCTATCTGAACTGAACTCCCTCAACAGTTCTCACAGCGATGGATCCTTTTTTGGGATCTTCCCTGAGAATGGTTCCACCACCACGCCTTACACCCTACCCCAGCCCAAGATGAGGGACCTGGGCCTGGCCCGGGCAGAGATTGCAGTGCTCGGGGTGGTGCTGGCTCTTACCACCCTGGGGAATAGCTTTGTGCTGTGGGTTctgctgaggaggaggaagcataATGCGCCCATGCACGTGTTCATGGTCAACCTGTGTGTGGCTGACCTGGTGGTGGCCCTCTTTCAG GTTCTTCCCCAGCTAATATGGGACATCACAGAGAGATTTCAGGGGCCTGACTTTCTCTGCCGGTCCATCAAGTACTTGCAGATTGTGGGCATGTTTGCTTCTTCCTACATGATAGTTGCCATGACGGTAGATCGGCACCAGGCCATCTGCTGCCCGTTGCAGGCCTACCGTGGGGGAGCAATGTCCTGCTGGAACACCCCTGTCATGGTGGCCTGGGGCTTGGCTCTAGTCCTCAGCATACCACAG GTGTTCATCTTCTCTCGTTCAGAAGTGGCTTCTGGGGAGTTTGAGTGCTGGGGTCACTTTGCTGAGCCGTGGGGGCTGAAGGCCTACGTCACCTGGATGACCGTGGCTGTCTTCGTCCTGCCCACCCTCATTATTACCATCTGTCAG ATAAGAATCTTCCGAGAGATTCACAATAACATCTACCTGAAGTCAGAGAGAATGGTGATGACTGAgttaaaaaagaatgaaatcTTCTTCCGTTTCGACAACTTTAAGAAGGAGGACGAGCGGgccagggagagggagagggggagatgGGCGTCCGGAGAAGGGGGTAGGGACGACAGAGGAGGACAGCTCATAAAGGGTGTGAATAACAACCCTCACAATAACACCCATAACAGCCAAGCGGGACAGTGTTACGGCTATGTACCTTCCTCTATCCAGTATAACAGTTGCTGTGGTGAACatgtgacaacaacaacatcgcCCACACAGCAGCAAACACTGAACGGCTCAGATTGCCAGGACTCCTACACGTCCTATGAGCTGGCCTCAGGCTCACCCCGCTGCTCCCTTGACTATGCACGCCCTCCCCCTCCAGCCACTCAACCTCCAGCCATTCCGCCTCCAAGCATCACTAAAGCCATGTCCAAGACAGTGAGAATGACCCTGGTCATTGTGCTGGTCTACACTATCTGCTGGTCACCTTTCTTCATTGTCCAGCTTTGGGCGGCCTGGGACCCCAATCCTCCACACCAAG CAAGAGTGGCCTTCACTATCCTGATGCTGCTGGCCAGTCTGAACTCGTGCACCAACCCGTGGATCTACACAGCTTTCTCCAGCAGCGTGTCTAGAGAGCTGCAGAACCTGCTGCAGTGTCGGTCACGAACTGGCCGCCGGGGCTCCCTGCCCGACGActccaccaccacacacacctccaccacCAAGGACAGCCTGTACTGA
- the ssr4 gene encoding translocon-associated protein subunit delta, with product MIRIAVFLALLVVACSGETCTDPAITPSAYTTSDAVISSESVFIVELSLACANGAQSVTLYADVNGRQFPVTRGQDVGKYQVSWSLPHKQASSGTYQVKFFDEESYSALRKAQRNNEDVNAIQPLFSVNIDHRGAWNGPWVSTEVVAALMGILVYYMAFSAKGTIQA from the exons ATGATTCGGATAGCTGTTTTTCTTGCTCTGCTGGTGGTCGCCTGCTCGG GAGAGACCTGCACAGACCCAGCAATCACCCCGTCGGCCTACACCACCTCCGACGCCGTCATCTCCTCCGAGTCTGTCTTCATCGTTGAACTCAGCCTGGCCTGTGCCAATGGAGCACAG AGTGTGACTCTGTATGCTGATGTCAATGGAAGACAGTTCCCTGTGACTAGAGGCCAGGATGTTGGCAAGTACCAG GTGTCCTGGAGTCTTCCTCATAAACAGGCCAGCTCTGGAACGTATCAGGTCAAATTCTTTGATGAGGAGTCCTACAGTGCCCTGCGTAAG GCCCAGAGAAACAACGAAGATGTAAATGCCATTCAGCCTCTCTTCTCTGTTAACATTGACCACAGG GGTGCTTGGAACGGCCCATGGGTGTCTACTGAGGTGGTGGCTGCCCTCATGGGTATCCTGGTCTACTATATGGCCTTCAGTGCTAAGGGCACCATCCAAGCATAA